From a single Tursiops truncatus isolate mTurTru1 chromosome 20, mTurTru1.mat.Y, whole genome shotgun sequence genomic region:
- the SLC16A11 gene encoding monocarboxylate transporter 11 isoform X1 produces the protein MPGSLKEAQTWRLLSQVVPLLQAVMTPKPAGPPDGVWGWVVAAAAFAVNGLSYGLLRSLGLALPDLAEHFDRSAQDTAWVSALALAVQQAASPVGSALSTRWGARPVVMVGGVLTSLGFVFSAFARSLLHLYLGLGVLAGSGWALVFAPALGTLSRYFSRRRVLAVGLALTGNGASSLLLAPALQLLLDNFGWRGALLLLGSITLHLTPCGALLRPLALPGDPLGPPRSPLAALGLDLFTRRAFLVFALGTALVGGGYFVPYVHLAPHALDRGLGGYGAVLVVTVAAVGDAGARLLCGWLADQGWVPLPRLLAMFGALTGLGLLAVGLVPVVGNEESWGGPLLAAAGAYGLSAGSYAPLVFGVLPGLVGVGGVVQATGLVMMLMSLGGLLGPPLSGFLRDETGDFTASFLVCSSFILSGSFIYMGLPSALPSCRPASRPGTPPPERGELLPSPQVALLPPGGPHSTLDSTC, from the exons ATGCCCGGGTCCCTAAAGGAGGCACAGACCTGGAGACTTCTCTCACAGGTGGTCCCCCTCCTCCAGGCGGTGATGACCCCCAAGCCAGCCGGACCCCCGGACGGGGTCTGGGGCTGGGTGGTGGCGGCCGCAGCCTTCGCGGTGAATGGGCTTTCCTACGGACTGTTACGCTCCCTGGGCCTCGCCCTCCCTGACCTCGCGGAGCATTTTGACCGAAGCGCTCAGGACACTGCGTGGGTCAGCGCCCTGGCCCTGGCCGTGCAGCAGGCAGCCA GCCCAGTGGGCAGCGCCCTGAGCACCCGCTGGGGGGCGCGCCCCGTGGTGATGGTTGGGGGCGTCCTCACCTCGCTCGGCTTCGTCTTCTCGGCTTTCGCCCGCAGTCTGCTGCACCTCTACCTTGGCCTGGGCGTCCTTGCTG GCTCCGGCTGGGCCCTGGTATTCGCCCCTGCCCTCGGGACCCTCTCCCGTTACTTCTCCCGCCGTCGAGTCTTGGCCGTGGGGCTGGCACTCACGGGCAACGGGGCCTCCTCGCTGCTTCTGGCGCCCGCCTTGCAGCTCCTCCTCGATAATTTCGGCTGGCGGGGCGCCCTGCTCCTCCTTGGCTCCATTACCCTCCACCTCACCCCCTGTGGCGCCCTGCTGCGACCCCTGGCGCTCCCTGGAGACCCCCTGGGCCCACCCCGAAGCCCGCTAGCTGCCCTCGGCCTAGATCTCTTCACACGCCGGGCCTTCTTAGTTTTTGCTCTAGGCACGGCCTTGGTGGGGGGCGGGTACTTCGTCCCCTACGTGCACCTGGCCCCTCACGCTTTAGATCGGGGCCTGGGGGGGTATGGGGCGGTGCTGGTGGTGACGGTGGCTGCCGTGGGGGACGCGGGCGCCCGGCTGCTCTGCGGGTGGCTGGCGGACCAGGGTTGGGTGCCCCTCCCGCGGTTGCTGGCGATGTTCGGGGCCCTGACAGGGTTAGGGCTGCTGGCGGTGGGTCTGGTGCCGGTGGTGGGGAACGAGGAGAGCTGGGGGGGCCCCCTGCTGGCCGCGGCTGGGGCCTACGGGCTGAGCGCCGGAAGTTACGCCCCGTTGGTTTTCGGCGTGCTCCCGGGGCTGGTGGGCGTCGGCGGTGTGGTGCAGGCCACCGGGCTGGTGATGATGCTGATGAGCCTGGGGGGGCTTCTGGGCCCTCCCCTGTCAG gCTTCCTAAGGGATGAGACAGGAGACTTCACTGCCTCCTTCCTCGTGTGCAGCTCTTTCATCCTCTCTGGCAGCTTCATCTACATGGGGCTGCCCAGTGCGCTGCCCTCCTGCCGTCCAGCCTCACGTCCAGGCACCCCACCCCCTGAGAGGGGGGAGCTGCTCCCCAGCCCTCAGGTTGCCCTGCTCCCCCCAGGAGGCCCTCACTCCACTCTGGACAGCACTTGTTGA
- the SLC16A11 gene encoding monocarboxylate transporter 11 isoform X2, protein MTPKPAGPPDGVWGWVVAAAAFAVNGLSYGLLRSLGLALPDLAEHFDRSAQDTAWVSALALAVQQAASPVGSALSTRWGARPVVMVGGVLTSLGFVFSAFARSLLHLYLGLGVLAGSGWALVFAPALGTLSRYFSRRRVLAVGLALTGNGASSLLLAPALQLLLDNFGWRGALLLLGSITLHLTPCGALLRPLALPGDPLGPPRSPLAALGLDLFTRRAFLVFALGTALVGGGYFVPYVHLAPHALDRGLGGYGAVLVVTVAAVGDAGARLLCGWLADQGWVPLPRLLAMFGALTGLGLLAVGLVPVVGNEESWGGPLLAAAGAYGLSAGSYAPLVFGVLPGLVGVGGVVQATGLVMMLMSLGGLLGPPLSGFLRDETGDFTASFLVCSSFILSGSFIYMGLPSALPSCRPASRPGTPPPERGELLPSPQVALLPPGGPHSTLDSTC, encoded by the exons ATGACCCCCAAGCCAGCCGGACCCCCGGACGGGGTCTGGGGCTGGGTGGTGGCGGCCGCAGCCTTCGCGGTGAATGGGCTTTCCTACGGACTGTTACGCTCCCTGGGCCTCGCCCTCCCTGACCTCGCGGAGCATTTTGACCGAAGCGCTCAGGACACTGCGTGGGTCAGCGCCCTGGCCCTGGCCGTGCAGCAGGCAGCCA GCCCAGTGGGCAGCGCCCTGAGCACCCGCTGGGGGGCGCGCCCCGTGGTGATGGTTGGGGGCGTCCTCACCTCGCTCGGCTTCGTCTTCTCGGCTTTCGCCCGCAGTCTGCTGCACCTCTACCTTGGCCTGGGCGTCCTTGCTG GCTCCGGCTGGGCCCTGGTATTCGCCCCTGCCCTCGGGACCCTCTCCCGTTACTTCTCCCGCCGTCGAGTCTTGGCCGTGGGGCTGGCACTCACGGGCAACGGGGCCTCCTCGCTGCTTCTGGCGCCCGCCTTGCAGCTCCTCCTCGATAATTTCGGCTGGCGGGGCGCCCTGCTCCTCCTTGGCTCCATTACCCTCCACCTCACCCCCTGTGGCGCCCTGCTGCGACCCCTGGCGCTCCCTGGAGACCCCCTGGGCCCACCCCGAAGCCCGCTAGCTGCCCTCGGCCTAGATCTCTTCACACGCCGGGCCTTCTTAGTTTTTGCTCTAGGCACGGCCTTGGTGGGGGGCGGGTACTTCGTCCCCTACGTGCACCTGGCCCCTCACGCTTTAGATCGGGGCCTGGGGGGGTATGGGGCGGTGCTGGTGGTGACGGTGGCTGCCGTGGGGGACGCGGGCGCCCGGCTGCTCTGCGGGTGGCTGGCGGACCAGGGTTGGGTGCCCCTCCCGCGGTTGCTGGCGATGTTCGGGGCCCTGACAGGGTTAGGGCTGCTGGCGGTGGGTCTGGTGCCGGTGGTGGGGAACGAGGAGAGCTGGGGGGGCCCCCTGCTGGCCGCGGCTGGGGCCTACGGGCTGAGCGCCGGAAGTTACGCCCCGTTGGTTTTCGGCGTGCTCCCGGGGCTGGTGGGCGTCGGCGGTGTGGTGCAGGCCACCGGGCTGGTGATGATGCTGATGAGCCTGGGGGGGCTTCTGGGCCCTCCCCTGTCAG gCTTCCTAAGGGATGAGACAGGAGACTTCACTGCCTCCTTCCTCGTGTGCAGCTCTTTCATCCTCTCTGGCAGCTTCATCTACATGGGGCTGCCCAGTGCGCTGCCCTCCTGCCGTCCAGCCTCACGTCCAGGCACCCCACCCCCTGAGAGGGGGGAGCTGCTCCCCAGCCCTCAGGTTGCCCTGCTCCCCCCAGGAGGCCCTCACTCCACTCTGGACAGCACTTGTTGA
- the SLC16A11 gene encoding monocarboxylate transporter 11 isoform X3 — MVGGVLTSLGFVFSAFARSLLHLYLGLGVLAGSGWALVFAPALGTLSRYFSRRRVLAVGLALTGNGASSLLLAPALQLLLDNFGWRGALLLLGSITLHLTPCGALLRPLALPGDPLGPPRSPLAALGLDLFTRRAFLVFALGTALVGGGYFVPYVHLAPHALDRGLGGYGAVLVVTVAAVGDAGARLLCGWLADQGWVPLPRLLAMFGALTGLGLLAVGLVPVVGNEESWGGPLLAAAGAYGLSAGSYAPLVFGVLPGLVGVGGVVQATGLVMMLMSLGGLLGPPLSGFLRDETGDFTASFLVCSSFILSGSFIYMGLPSALPSCRPASRPGTPPPERGELLPSPQVALLPPGGPHSTLDSTC; from the exons ATGGTTGGGGGCGTCCTCACCTCGCTCGGCTTCGTCTTCTCGGCTTTCGCCCGCAGTCTGCTGCACCTCTACCTTGGCCTGGGCGTCCTTGCTG GCTCCGGCTGGGCCCTGGTATTCGCCCCTGCCCTCGGGACCCTCTCCCGTTACTTCTCCCGCCGTCGAGTCTTGGCCGTGGGGCTGGCACTCACGGGCAACGGGGCCTCCTCGCTGCTTCTGGCGCCCGCCTTGCAGCTCCTCCTCGATAATTTCGGCTGGCGGGGCGCCCTGCTCCTCCTTGGCTCCATTACCCTCCACCTCACCCCCTGTGGCGCCCTGCTGCGACCCCTGGCGCTCCCTGGAGACCCCCTGGGCCCACCCCGAAGCCCGCTAGCTGCCCTCGGCCTAGATCTCTTCACACGCCGGGCCTTCTTAGTTTTTGCTCTAGGCACGGCCTTGGTGGGGGGCGGGTACTTCGTCCCCTACGTGCACCTGGCCCCTCACGCTTTAGATCGGGGCCTGGGGGGGTATGGGGCGGTGCTGGTGGTGACGGTGGCTGCCGTGGGGGACGCGGGCGCCCGGCTGCTCTGCGGGTGGCTGGCGGACCAGGGTTGGGTGCCCCTCCCGCGGTTGCTGGCGATGTTCGGGGCCCTGACAGGGTTAGGGCTGCTGGCGGTGGGTCTGGTGCCGGTGGTGGGGAACGAGGAGAGCTGGGGGGGCCCCCTGCTGGCCGCGGCTGGGGCCTACGGGCTGAGCGCCGGAAGTTACGCCCCGTTGGTTTTCGGCGTGCTCCCGGGGCTGGTGGGCGTCGGCGGTGTGGTGCAGGCCACCGGGCTGGTGATGATGCTGATGAGCCTGGGGGGGCTTCTGGGCCCTCCCCTGTCAG gCTTCCTAAGGGATGAGACAGGAGACTTCACTGCCTCCTTCCTCGTGTGCAGCTCTTTCATCCTCTCTGGCAGCTTCATCTACATGGGGCTGCCCAGTGCGCTGCCCTCCTGCCGTCCAGCCTCACGTCCAGGCACCCCACCCCCTGAGAGGGGGGAGCTGCTCCCCAGCCCTCAGGTTGCCCTGCTCCCCCCAGGAGGCCCTCACTCCACTCTGGACAGCACTTGTTGA
- the SLC16A13 gene encoding monocarboxylate transporter 13 isoform X2, whose product MALRAEPPDGGWGWMVVLSAFFQSALVFGVLRSFGVFFVEFVAAFEEPAARVSWIASIGIAVQQFGRSGWALTFTPTLACLSRYFSRRRSLATGLALTGVGLSSFAFAPLFQWLLSQYAWRGALLLVSALSLHLVACGALLRPLSLAEDPVVGGPGAQLANLLHHGPFLRYTVALTLINTGYFIPYVHLVAHLRDLDWDPLPAAFLLSVAAISDPVGRVASGWLGDAVPGPVARLLMLWTTLTGVILALYPAAQAPTALVALTVAYGFTSGALTPVAFSVLPELVGTGKIYCGLGLVQMVESIGGLLGAPLSGYLRDVTGTYTASFVVAGAFLLAGSGVLITLPHFFCLSAPTSKPQDPVTEALDTKVPLPREGLGED is encoded by the exons ATGGCACTTAGGGCCGAGCCCCCCgacgggggctgggggtggatggTGGTGCTCTCAGCGTTCTTCCAGTCGGCGCTGGTGTTCGGAGTGCTCCGCTCCTTCGGCGTCTTCTTTGTGGAGTTTGTGGCTGCGTTTGAGGAGCCGGCAGCGCGAGTCTCCTGGATCGCCTCCATAGGAATCGCGGTGCAGCAGTTCGGGA GATCTGGCTGGGCCTTGACCTTCACTCCCACCCTGGCCTGCCTGTCCCGTTACTTCTCTCGTCGGCGATCCCTGGCCACTGGGCTAGCACTGACGGGCGTGGGCCTCTCCTCCTTTGCTTTTGCTCCACTCTTCCAATGGCTGCTCAGCCAGTACGCCTGGCGGGGGGCCCTGCTGCTGGTGtctgccctctccctccactTGGTGGCCTGTGGTGCTCTTCTCCGCCCACTCTCCCTGGCCGAGGACCCTGTCGTGGGTGGCCCTGGGGCCCAACTTGCCAACCTTCTCcatcatggccccttcctccgtTACACCGTTGCCCTCACCCTGATCAACACTGGCTACTTCATTCCCTACGTGCACCTGGTAGCCCATCTTCGGGACCTAGATTGGGACCCACTGCCTGCTGCCTTCCTGCTCTCAGTGGCGGCTATTTCTGACCCTGTGGGGCGTGTGGCTTCTGGGTGGCTAGGGGATGCAGTCCCAGGGCCTGTGGCAAGACTCCTGATGCTCTGGACCACCCTGACTGGGGTGATACTGGCCCTGTACCCTGCGGCTCAGGCTCCCACAGCCCTGGTGGCTCTGACTGTGGCCTATGGCTTCACATCAGGGGCCCTGACCCCAGTGGCCTTCTCCGTGCTGCCTGAACTGGTGGGAactggaaagatatactgtggcCTGGGACTGGTGCAGATGGTAGAAAGCATCGGGGGGCTGCTGGGGGCTCCTCTATCAG GCTACCTCCGGGATGTGACAGGCACCTACACAGCTTCTTTTGTGGTGGCTGGGGCCTTCCTTCTTGCAGGGAGTGGAGTTCTCATCACTCTGCCCCACTTCTTCTGCTTGTCAGCTCCTACCTCCAAGCCCCAGGACCCTGTAACAGAGGCACTGGATACCAAAGTCCCCCtgcccagggaggggctgggagaggactgA
- the SLC16A13 gene encoding monocarboxylate transporter 13 isoform X1 has translation MALRAEPPDGGWGWMVVLSAFFQSALVFGVLRSFGVFFVEFVAAFEEPAARVSWIASIGIAVQQFGSPVGSALSTKFGPRPVVMAGGILAALGMLLAAFATSLTHLYLSIGLLSGSGWALTFTPTLACLSRYFSRRRSLATGLALTGVGLSSFAFAPLFQWLLSQYAWRGALLLVSALSLHLVACGALLRPLSLAEDPVVGGPGAQLANLLHHGPFLRYTVALTLINTGYFIPYVHLVAHLRDLDWDPLPAAFLLSVAAISDPVGRVASGWLGDAVPGPVARLLMLWTTLTGVILALYPAAQAPTALVALTVAYGFTSGALTPVAFSVLPELVGTGKIYCGLGLVQMVESIGGLLGAPLSGYLRDVTGTYTASFVVAGAFLLAGSGVLITLPHFFCLSAPTSKPQDPVTEALDTKVPLPREGLGED, from the exons ATGGCACTTAGGGCCGAGCCCCCCgacgggggctgggggtggatggTGGTGCTCTCAGCGTTCTTCCAGTCGGCGCTGGTGTTCGGAGTGCTCCGCTCCTTCGGCGTCTTCTTTGTGGAGTTTGTGGCTGCGTTTGAGGAGCCGGCAGCGCGAGTCTCCTGGATCGCCTCCATAGGAATCGCGGTGCAGCAGTTCGGGA GCCCAGTGGGCAGTGCGCTGAGCACCAAGTTCGGGCCCAGGCCTGTGGTGATGGCTGGGGGcatcttggctgcgttggggatGCTGCTTGCCGCCTTTGCTACCTCCTTAACCCACCTGTACCTGAGTATTGGGCTGCTCTCAG GATCTGGCTGGGCCTTGACCTTCACTCCCACCCTGGCCTGCCTGTCCCGTTACTTCTCTCGTCGGCGATCCCTGGCCACTGGGCTAGCACTGACGGGCGTGGGCCTCTCCTCCTTTGCTTTTGCTCCACTCTTCCAATGGCTGCTCAGCCAGTACGCCTGGCGGGGGGCCCTGCTGCTGGTGtctgccctctccctccactTGGTGGCCTGTGGTGCTCTTCTCCGCCCACTCTCCCTGGCCGAGGACCCTGTCGTGGGTGGCCCTGGGGCCCAACTTGCCAACCTTCTCcatcatggccccttcctccgtTACACCGTTGCCCTCACCCTGATCAACACTGGCTACTTCATTCCCTACGTGCACCTGGTAGCCCATCTTCGGGACCTAGATTGGGACCCACTGCCTGCTGCCTTCCTGCTCTCAGTGGCGGCTATTTCTGACCCTGTGGGGCGTGTGGCTTCTGGGTGGCTAGGGGATGCAGTCCCAGGGCCTGTGGCAAGACTCCTGATGCTCTGGACCACCCTGACTGGGGTGATACTGGCCCTGTACCCTGCGGCTCAGGCTCCCACAGCCCTGGTGGCTCTGACTGTGGCCTATGGCTTCACATCAGGGGCCCTGACCCCAGTGGCCTTCTCCGTGCTGCCTGAACTGGTGGGAactggaaagatatactgtggcCTGGGACTGGTGCAGATGGTAGAAAGCATCGGGGGGCTGCTGGGGGCTCCTCTATCAG GCTACCTCCGGGATGTGACAGGCACCTACACAGCTTCTTTTGTGGTGGCTGGGGCCTTCCTTCTTGCAGGGAGTGGAGTTCTCATCACTCTGCCCCACTTCTTCTGCTTGTCAGCTCCTACCTCCAAGCCCCAGGACCCTGTAACAGAGGCACTGGATACCAAAGTCCCCCtgcccagggaggggctgggagaggactgA